Proteins encoded within one genomic window of Sminthopsis crassicaudata isolate SCR6 chromosome X, ASM4859323v1, whole genome shotgun sequence:
- the UBL4A gene encoding ubiquitin-like protein 4A, which yields MQLTVKALQGRECSLQVPEDERVSTLKQLVYEKLNVPVGQQRLLFKGKALADELRLSDYSIGPNSKINLVIKLPDEGTARHPPSKPQGQSQPLPTWLLVSQILARHFSTADTRRVLDQLQKDYERSLRLLSLDDIERLATRMLNCSVTEPVEIAFLD from the exons ATGCAGTTGACCGTGAAGGCGCTTCAGGGCCGGGAATGCAGCCTCCAG GTGCCCGAGGACGAGAGAGTCTCCACCCTGAAGCAGCTGGTGTACGAGAAGCTGAACGTCCCGGTGGGCCAGCAGCGGCTGTTGTTCAAGGGCAAGGCCTTGGCAG ACGAGCTCCGCCTTTCCGACTATAGCATCGGGCCAAACTCCAAGATCAACCTGGTGATCAAGCTTCCTGATGAGGGGACCGCTCGCCACCCGCCCTCAAAGCCTCAGGGCCAGTCTCAGCCCCTGCCCACCTGGTTGCTGGTCTCTCAGATCTTGGCTCGACACTTCAGCACGGCGGACACCAGGAGGGTCCTAGACCAGCTACAGAAG GACTATGAACGGAGTCTTCGCCTCCTGAGCTTGGATGATATTGAACGTCTGGCTACCCGTATGCTCAACTGTAGTGTGACTGAGCCTGTGGAAATTGCCTTCCTGGACTAA